A stretch of Malus sylvestris chromosome 11, drMalSylv7.2, whole genome shotgun sequence DNA encodes these proteins:
- the LOC126589985 gene encoding uncharacterized protein LOC126589985, translated as MALVNSFLPKTMLQMPIDSKPYSLLINKSVIIRCAAASRRQISRGKPPQINRVSRRSNRSLRSDQVSLSNSLSGEDGKTNGGNVVADEVNNTTNTADATD; from the exons ATGGCTCTAGTTAATAGCTTCTTGCCAAAAACCATGCTCCAAATGCCCATCGATTCCAAGCCCTACAGCCTGTTGATTAATAAGAGTGTGATAAT AAGATGTGCTGCAGCGTCTAGACGACAGATCAGTAGAGGGAAACCTCCGCAAATCAACCGGGTAAGCAGAAGAAGTAACAGGAGCTTGAGAAGTGATCAGGTCAGCCTCAGCAACAGTTTGAGTGGAGAAGATGGGAAAACAAACGGAGGAAATGTTGTTGCTGATGAAGTTAACAATACAACCAACACTGCTGATGCCACTGATTAA
- the LOC126589975 gene encoding gamma-glutamyl hydrolase 2-like, protein MPSNFLTNSTSTPTPDPSDSASSSSDAQSAAASPKTTPAEMWSYLWIPFLISLSKELSLAKAQSTIVLPSQLGTSDSSSTKCAAPDPKLNYRPVIGILSHPGDGASGRLSNASTASYIAASYVKFVESAGARVIPLIYNEPRDILFQKLDLVNGVLFTGGWAKRGLYYDVVERIFQKIIEKNDAGDHFPLYAICLGFELLTMIISKNKKILESFSAVDVASTLQFTENTIIEGTVFQRFPPDLLRKLSTDCLVMQNHKYGISPERLIENENLSSFFKILTTCTDEDNKVYVSTAHAYNYPVTAFQWHPEKNAFEWGLPMIPHSEDAIQVTQHVANFLVSEARKSLNRPPVGQVLDNLIYNYSPTFCGKAGKGYDEVYIFTQPSLAHL, encoded by the exons ATGCCCTCCAACTTCCTCACTAATTCTACGTCCACCCCAACACCCGACCCCTCCGATTCCGCCTCCTCATCCTCCGACGCTCAGTCCGCCGCAGCGTCCCCAAAGACGACACCCGCAGAGATGTGGAGCTACCTCTGGATTCCTTTCCTAATTTCCCTGTCCAAGGAGCTGAGCTTGGCCAAAGCCCAGTCTACGATTGTCTTACCAAGTCAACTCGGAACATCCGACTCGTCCTCGACCAAATGTGCGGCGCCCGACCCCAAGCTCAATTACCGGCCCGTGATCGGCATCCTGAGCCACCCCGGAGACGGCGCCTCCGGCCGGCTCAGCAACGCCTCCACGGCGTCGTATATCGCAGCTTCATATGTCAAGTTCGTCGAATCGGCTGGGGCTCGTGTTATTCCTCTCATCTATAACGAGCCGCGTGATATTCTTTTCCAG AAGCTCGATCTCGTTAATGGCGTGCTTTTCACCGGAGGATGGGCTAAACGTGGGTTGTACTATGATGTTGTTGAGAGAATATTTCAG AAAATTATAGAGAAGAATGACGCTGGAGATCATTTCCCATTATACGCCATCTGCTTAGGTTTTGAACTTCTAACAATGATCATCAGCAAG AACAAGAAAATTCTTGAGTCATTCAGTGCAGTAGATGTGGCGTCAACTTTACAATTTACCGAGAACACCATTATTGAAGGAACCGTatttcaaag ATTTCCTCCAGACTTGCTTAGGAAGTTGAGTACAGATTGTCTTGTAATGCAAAACCATAAA TATGGTATTTCACCAGAGAGGCTTATCGAGAACGAGAATCTGTCAAGTTTTTTTAAGATCTTGACAACTTGTACTGATGAAGATAATAAG GTATATGTGTCCACAGCACACGCATACAACTATCCTGTGACCGCCTTCCAATGGCATCCAGAG aaaaatgcttttgaatggGGATTACCAATGATTCCGCACTCAGAGGATGCTATTCAAGTGACCCAGCACGTCGCAAACTTCTTGGTCAG CGAGGCAAGGAAGTCATTAAACAGACCACCTGTTGGGCAGGTCCTTGACAATCTCATCTACAATTACAGTCCGACTTTCTGTGGGAAGGCTGG GAAGGGATACGACGAAGTTTACATCTTTACACAACCTTCACTCGCTCATTTGTAA
- the LOC126589984 gene encoding uncharacterized protein LOC126589984, producing MNLICDDDFVGDGPNYNIFVNGPKLENLDIKHDYLPNYSFENVQSLVKDSLDICRHFGEEEDYVFNRALALLEPFSNVKYLSISVHSLKDQDCVDEYETHQS from the exons ATGAACTTGATTTGTGATGATGACTTTGTTGGTGATGGTCCTAACTACAATATTTTTGTTAACGGCCCAAAGCTTGAAAACCTTGACATCAAGCATGACTATTTGCCAAACTATTCGTTTGAAAATGTACAATCGCTGGTCAAAGACAGTCTTGATATTTGTCGTCATTTTGGGGAAGAAGAGGATTACGTTTTTAACCGAGCACTTGCACTTCTGGAGCCATTTTCCAACGTTAAATATCTGTCTATTTCAGTTCATTCTCTAAAG GACCAAGATTGTGTTGATGAATACGAGACGCATCAAAGTTAG
- the LOC126589964 gene encoding FBD-associated F-box protein At5g60610-like isoform X1: MGSTSKLQGMITDRISELPHELLSQILSSLPRKYAFRTTILSKRWKKYWASVPELDFVFAELSAVWAINTTLTPPTGMWKKEYLSDHVDLLKFVHGVLSLRDSSDIWRLRLHCYCRAQDVSLVASWIRTAIRHNVVELDLRIKAIYKVNEDGPTLELPKCVFLCTTLVDFKVMSNCITYAPPTSGCFPSLKSLDVKVEYPRDDSMEKLFSCCPVLQVLSITGIVSDVVSQAMALKFKVSAPELKMLKMTLFRDYRKGDGPSYSISINAPKLENIDIKHDSLPMYSFENVHSLVKGSVDLCVHYGSYHNYVSEHAPALLEPFYNVKHLSIAVHSLKEGCLPAFDKLRELKLVIRDCYYWDLLTEFLNKSPNLESLVIEHEDDQVCVDDYEESYFECVLHSDDQWRRPESVPICLTSHLESIMIRGFKGYPHEVKVARYLLDNGRVLKKMTVENEFHKQLKQRKGSKDCELEFV, encoded by the exons ATGGGTTCCACATCAAAACTTCAAGGGATGATTACAGATAGGATTAGTGAACTGCCACATGAATTACTAAGTCAAATACTCTCATCCCTTCCAAGAAAATATGCTTTTAGGACCACTATTTTGTCTAAAAGATGGAAGAAATATTGGGCTTCTGTCCCCGAACTAGATTTTGTGTTCGCAGAACTGTCTGCTGTTTGGGCTATAAATACGACTTTAACACCACCAACCGGTATGTGGAAAAAAGAATATCTCTCTGACCATGTTGATCTTTTGAAGTTTGTCCATGGTGTGCTTTCTCTTCGTGACTCGTCAGATATTTGGAGGTTGCGTCTTCATTGTTATTGTCGTGCTCAGGATGTCTCACTTGTTGCTAGTTGGATTCGCACTGCTATTAGGCATAATGTTGTTGAACTTGATCTCCGTATTAAAGCAATTTATAAGGTTAATGAAGATGGCCCGACTTTGGAGTTGCCTAAATGCGTTTTCTTGTGCACAACACTCGTGGATTTCAAGGTGATGTCAAATTGTATAACATATGCTCCTCCTACATCTGGCTGTTTCCCAAGTCTCAAGTCCCTTGATGTCAAAGTTGAATATCCTCGAGACGACTCAATGGAAAAGCTTTTTTCATGCTGCCCTGTACTTCAAGTTTTATCCATAACCGGAATTGTTTCGGATGTTGTTTCGCAAGCTATGGCTTTGAAGTTCAAGGTCTCTGCGCCCGAACTGAAGATGTTAAAAATGACCTTATTTCGTGATTACAGGAAAGGTGATGGTCCAAGTTACAGTATTTCTATTAATGccccaaagcttgaaaacattGACATCAAGCATGACTCTTTGCCAATGTATTCGTTTGAGAATGTACATTCCCTGGTCAAAGGCAGTGTTGATCTCTGTGTTCATTATGGTTCATACCATAATTACGTGTCCGAACATGCACCTGCGCTTCTGGAGCCGTTTTATAATGTTAAACATCTCTCTATTGCAGTTCATTCTCTTAAG GAGGGTTGTCTGCCTGCATTTGATAAACTGAGGGAATTGAAGCTGGTTATTCGTGATTGCTATTACTGGGATTTGCTAACAGAGTTTCTCAACAAATCACCCAATCTGGAATCTCTAGTCATAGAACATGAAGAT GACCAGGTTTGCGTTGATGACTACGAGGAATCGTACTTCGAATGTGTCTTACACTCGGATGATCAATGGAGAAGACCAGAATCTGTCCCAATTTGTCTCACATCACACCTCGAGAGTATCATGATCAGGGGATTCAAGGGATACCCTCACGAGGTGAAAGTGGCAAGGTACCTGTTAGACAATGGTAGAGTTTTGAAAAAGATGACAGTGGAGAATGAGTTTCACAAACAATTGAAGCAGCGAAAGGGTTCTAAGGATTGCGAACTTGAATTTGTGTAA
- the LOC126589964 gene encoding F-box/FBD/LRR-repeat protein At4g26340-like isoform X2 — protein MGSTSKLQGMITDRISELPHELLSQILSSLPRKYAFRTTILSKRWKKYWASVPELDFVFAELSAVWAINTTLTPPTGMWKKEYLSDHVDLLKFVHGVLSLRDSSDIWRLRLHCYCRAQDVSLVASWIRTAIRHNVVELDLRIKAIYKVNEDGPTLELPKCVFLCTTLVDFKVMSNCITYAPPTSGCFPSLKSLDVKVEYPRDDSMEKLFSCCPVLQVLSITGIVSDVVSQAMALKFKVSAPELKMLKMTLFRDYRKGDGPSYSISINAPKLENIDIKHDSLPMYSFENVHSLVKGSVDLCVHYGSYHNYVSEHAPALLEPFYNVKHLSIAVHSLKEGCLPAFDKLRELKLVIRDCYYWDLLTEFLNKSPNLESLVIEHEDVCVDDYEESYFECVLHSDDQWRRPESVPICLTSHLESIMIRGFKGYPHEVKVARYLLDNGRVLKKMTVENEFHKQLKQRKGSKDCELEFV, from the exons ATGGGTTCCACATCAAAACTTCAAGGGATGATTACAGATAGGATTAGTGAACTGCCACATGAATTACTAAGTCAAATACTCTCATCCCTTCCAAGAAAATATGCTTTTAGGACCACTATTTTGTCTAAAAGATGGAAGAAATATTGGGCTTCTGTCCCCGAACTAGATTTTGTGTTCGCAGAACTGTCTGCTGTTTGGGCTATAAATACGACTTTAACACCACCAACCGGTATGTGGAAAAAAGAATATCTCTCTGACCATGTTGATCTTTTGAAGTTTGTCCATGGTGTGCTTTCTCTTCGTGACTCGTCAGATATTTGGAGGTTGCGTCTTCATTGTTATTGTCGTGCTCAGGATGTCTCACTTGTTGCTAGTTGGATTCGCACTGCTATTAGGCATAATGTTGTTGAACTTGATCTCCGTATTAAAGCAATTTATAAGGTTAATGAAGATGGCCCGACTTTGGAGTTGCCTAAATGCGTTTTCTTGTGCACAACACTCGTGGATTTCAAGGTGATGTCAAATTGTATAACATATGCTCCTCCTACATCTGGCTGTTTCCCAAGTCTCAAGTCCCTTGATGTCAAAGTTGAATATCCTCGAGACGACTCAATGGAAAAGCTTTTTTCATGCTGCCCTGTACTTCAAGTTTTATCCATAACCGGAATTGTTTCGGATGTTGTTTCGCAAGCTATGGCTTTGAAGTTCAAGGTCTCTGCGCCCGAACTGAAGATGTTAAAAATGACCTTATTTCGTGATTACAGGAAAGGTGATGGTCCAAGTTACAGTATTTCTATTAATGccccaaagcttgaaaacattGACATCAAGCATGACTCTTTGCCAATGTATTCGTTTGAGAATGTACATTCCCTGGTCAAAGGCAGTGTTGATCTCTGTGTTCATTATGGTTCATACCATAATTACGTGTCCGAACATGCACCTGCGCTTCTGGAGCCGTTTTATAATGTTAAACATCTCTCTATTGCAGTTCATTCTCTTAAG GAGGGTTGTCTGCCTGCATTTGATAAACTGAGGGAATTGAAGCTGGTTATTCGTGATTGCTATTACTGGGATTTGCTAACAGAGTTTCTCAACAAATCACCCAATCTGGAATCTCTAGTCATAGAACATGAAGAT GTTTGCGTTGATGACTACGAGGAATCGTACTTCGAATGTGTCTTACACTCGGATGATCAATGGAGAAGACCAGAATCTGTCCCAATTTGTCTCACATCACACCTCGAGAGTATCATGATCAGGGGATTCAAGGGATACCCTCACGAGGTGAAAGTGGCAAGGTACCTGTTAGACAATGGTAGAGTTTTGAAAAAGATGACAGTGGAGAATGAGTTTCACAAACAATTGAAGCAGCGAAAGGGTTCTAAGGATTGCGAACTTGAATTTGTGTAA
- the LOC126589983 gene encoding uncharacterized protein LOC126589983, with translation MALTVRGFIVMPKTNIVHIPSCESYRHRPVNTLQITHHDHMYARRNISHSIKCGGKSRPPISKGGGGKINGTTKLRERNVSDQISSSKTDQNDGKQTNGDAKATTRKTGSTG, from the exons ATGGCTCTAACTGTGCGTGGTTTCATCGTCATGCCAAAGACCAACATCGTCCACATTCCCAGTTGCGAGTCCTACAGACATCGACCTGTGAATAC GCTGCAGATCACGCATCACGACCATATGTACGCCCGCAGGAATATTAGTCACTCCATAAA ATGTGGAGGTAAAAGCAGGCCACCGATCAGCAAAGGGGGCGGTGGGAAAATTAATGGGACGACGAAGTTGAGGGAGCGGAATGTTTCTGATCAAATCAGCAGCTCAAAGACTGATCAGAACGATGGCAAGCAAACTAACGGAGATGCCAAAGCTACAACAAGAAAGACTGGGTCTACTGGTTGA